From Novipirellula caenicola:
CGTCCCTTCGGCCTCGCGTCGACTCACCCTGGCCTTGGCGACCAAGTGACTGCCGATCAGTTAGAAGCGTCGTGGGCGGTTTTCCCGCTGACTGAACTTGGTCCGCACCAGATGATTCGGTCGATGCAGCAAGCGTCGTCGCTCACCACCCTTCGACCCGACGAATTGAACCCGGTAGCCGCGTTTCAGCGTTGGCAACGCCAATCACGTTTTGTCACCGAGTATGGCGTTGCGGGCGATGCCGAAGATGCCCAAGCGAGTACGATCCCGCACACGGTCCAGCGACTCAGCGGCAACGAAACTCGCCAACAAAGCAAGGCGACGCTGTTCTCGGCAGTGGGCCGGATCGCAGCGATCAGCGGCACCGCCGAAGCATGTTTGGATCACTGCTATTTAGCCTGTTTGACGCGGCTTCCGTCGGCCGAGGAAAAGACGCATTTCTTGCCGGAGCTCGAGGGCAATCGAAAGCAGCGGTCTCGAGCATGCGAAGACATTTATTGGGCATTGTTTAACTCGGCCGAGTTTTGTTGGAATCATTAAAGCCATGGCATCACCGCGACCTCTCAATCGACGCGATCTGATTCACTGGGCCACCGGGCTAGGCGTCTCGTTTGCATTGCCAGGCATGGATTTGCGGGCGGCCGAACGACGTGGGACCGAGCGACCGCGATCGCTGATCACGCTGTGGTTATCCGGTGGACCGAGTCAATTGGAGACATGGGATCCGCACCCGACAACTCGGATCGGTGGCCCCACAGGGGCGATTTCGACGTCGCTTCCCGAGGTACAAATTGCCAGCTCGTTTCCGAGGCTAGCGGACCAGATGCATCACTTGTCAGTGATCCGTTCGCTGGTTTCGAAGGAGGGCGACCACGACCGCGCCTCGTATTTGGTCAAGACCGGATTTCGTCCCGATCCGACGCTTCGTCATCCGTCAGTCGGCGCGATTGTTGCCCACGCGTTGCCCTATGAACCGCTGGAAATCCCGCCGGTCATTTCGCTGGGCTACGACAATCACCTTTCGCGGGGCGGTTTTTTAGGCGGCCGCTTTGACGCGTTGCGAGTGCGAGAGCCAGGGTCATCGAATGACAATTTGAGGGCTTGGTTGGCGGCGCCGCGTCAACAACGGCGGTTGTCGCACTTGGACGTGGTCGCCCAGGCCTTCTCGCGCGGACGCGAATCGGTCGTGGATCGCACCATGCACTCGGAAAACGTCGATGCCGCGTTGACGATGATGACGTCGGATCAACTCAAGGCTTTTGAACTAAGTGAGGAATCGGCATCGACGTTGGCGAATTACGGTGATTCGAACTTTGGTCGAGGCTGTTTAGTGGCGCGTCGATTGGTCCAACAAGGGGTGCGAGCGATCGAGGTGACGTTACAAAACTTTGACACTCACAGCGATAACTTTGCCCAGCACCGTGAACTTGCGGCCGTGCTCGACCCCGCGTTTGCGGCATTGATGAAGGATTTGCACGAGCGAGACCTGCTGAGTTCGACCGTGGTGTTGTGTTTGGGTGAGTTCGGCCGCACGCCGAAGATCAACGGAGCGGACGGACGCGATCATTGGCCCCACGGATTCTCATGTTTGCTCGGCGGTGGCGGGTTGCGAAGCGGCGTGCGGATCGGAGCGACTGACCCCAGCGGAGAACGCGAGAGCCCCGAGGACCCGACCACGGTGGCGGATCTGTACGCCACCGTACTGAAAGGGCTTGGCGTTGATCCGTCGCACGAAATCGACACCTCGATCGGCCGTCCAATCCGCTACAGCGACGGCACCCCGATCACCCGTTTGTTGGCATAGGTGGCGGTGGTTTGTCGTTGCCGCACCGGCGGCGGTGCAGCGGCTTGTCGCGGAGCGACAGTTTTCTTCACCCTCCCAGCTTGCGTCGGGAAGGTCGGAAGTCGAGCCTTCAGCGAGATTTCCGCACAAGGGTTGGTGACTCTGAACTGGTACGTTCCACTGCTAACACCGCGAGGTCCCACCCATAACGTCGCTCCGCCCCTTGGGTTGAAAACCCTAGGCTATCGCGAAAAGTGCCTCCGGCACAAAATCGCCAGCGTGAGCGACTCGTCCCACGCGTTACCCGTTGCCTTGCGGCCCACGTCTCACTCACTCTCTTCGGCGTCGTAGGCTTCGATCTCGAAGGGGTTCTCGCGGTAGCCATCGCGACCACGTAGGAACAGGATCGCTGAAAACAGCAGGTACATCGGCACAAACAGGGGACCCCAGCGTTCGTATTGACGCACATGGACGCGTTCATGCAGTCGCGTGCTGGCGAGCGCCGCTTGGTTTTGTCCGAACACGACATGCCCGAACGTCAACGCTTGGGCGGGCACGATCATGCGGCGGAGCAGCCAGGCGATTCGAGGCCCGTGGATCTCGATCACACCGTCGACTCGTTGGAACCGGCCGCCCAGGATCAACCCGATCGCGATACCGATGATCGTGTAGGGGGACGCCCATAGATAGGCGGCCATTTGAATTGCGTTTGGCACAAGCGACCTTGGGAAACCGAAAACAGCCTGGAAAGCGGCCTACGGATTGTACCGCAGTCGTCCTCCAGGCTGTGATTTGTGATTGTCGTTGATCGCTCGAAACGAGCCGTTTGCTGCTGTCGTAGCTGCGCTCGCCAGAGCGTGGATTTCCACCGTCTGGCAACGTCAGCTACGTTTAAATCGAAACGCTGAGCAATCCAGGACCTTCATTCCTTTTCCGCTCGGTCCGTGGCGGATTAGATGTCCGCAATCTCGTCTTCGAGTTCATCTTCGAGGTTGCCTTCGGTGTCGCAATAGTCGCTGACTTGTTCGTCAAGTTGCAACTCTTCGCGTTGGTCGGCGTTCAGTTTGACGTAGC
This genomic window contains:
- a CDS encoding DUF1501 domain-containing protein translates to MASPRPLNRRDLIHWATGLGVSFALPGMDLRAAERRGTERPRSLITLWLSGGPSQLETWDPHPTTRIGGPTGAISTSLPEVQIASSFPRLADQMHHLSVIRSLVSKEGDHDRASYLVKTGFRPDPTLRHPSVGAIVAHALPYEPLEIPPVISLGYDNHLSRGGFLGGRFDALRVREPGSSNDNLRAWLAAPRQQRRLSHLDVVAQAFSRGRESVVDRTMHSENVDAALTMMTSDQLKAFELSEESASTLANYGDSNFGRGCLVARRLVQQGVRAIEVTLQNFDTHSDNFAQHRELAAVLDPAFAALMKDLHERDLLSSTVVLCLGEFGRTPKINGADGRDHWPHGFSCLLGGGGLRSGVRIGATDPSGERESPEDPTTVADLYATVLKGLGVDPSHEIDTSIGRPIRYSDGTPITRLLA